The Polyodon spathula isolate WHYD16114869_AA chromosome 13, ASM1765450v1, whole genome shotgun sequence genome includes a region encoding these proteins:
- the LOC121325143 gene encoding coiled-coil-helix-coiled-coil-helix domain-containing protein 1-like — MATKGSGLQAKVSRMLSKEFGKPILKPNKPLALRNEVANRKLRQGEASCLTEMSVMMACWKQSEFNHAACAQEVQAFQRCTALAQAERKARMGQEDSGQGGRLHPKQANILLKRHPNLYREI; from the exons ATGGCGACAAAGGGGAGCGGGCTGCAAGCCAAGGTGAGCCGCATGCTGAGCAAGGAGTTCGGGAAGCCTATTCTGAAACCTAACAAGCCGCTGGCGCTGCGGAACGAGGTGGCGAATAGGAAACTGCGACAGGGAG AGGCCTCCTGCCTGACGGAGATGTCTGTGATGATGGCGTGCTGGAAGCAGAGCGAGTTCAACCACGCTGCCTGTGCCCAGGAGGTGCAGGCCTTTCAAAGGTGCACGGCCCTAGCGCAG GCAGAGAGGAAAGCTCGGATGGGCCAGGAGGACAGTGGGCAAGGGGGCCGCCTACACCCCAAGCAAGCCAACATCCTGCTGAAGCGACACCCCAACCTGTACCGTGAGATCTAG